A single region of the Bacillus cereus genome encodes:
- a CDS encoding transglycosylase domain-containing protein: MKLKNTHFKKTLEWFNQRKKLRNSLIVLGSLLVTLFIAVNIIISIQDISELKQAVPQPTLIYDANNEVATKLASSKTEGVKRKDIPDIMVQAIVAVEDKEFFSHHGIYYSGIISAVFKNITAGEVVAGGSTITQQLAKNVFLTQDRTYSRKIKEYFLTKKIERTYSKDEIIEMYMNQIYFGEGAWGIKRAAKSYFDKEVKDLTISEAATIAGLIKAPSAYSPYKNFNKSIERRNVVLGLMKEQGYISAEQYNQEKESGLVLRRGVDDKYKGKYSQYVDYIVREAMDKYELTQNEILAGGYRIYTELDPKKQQAVEDVVNNDSYFKDSGSDQLMQTGVVLMNPKTGGVPALVGGRGPYQFLQFNHATQLKRQPGSTLKPLAVYVPALEQGYEVYDVLKDEPFNIKEYAPQNSDHTFHGNVTMYEAVAKSYNVSAVWLLEQIGLDKGLKSLERFGIPLEPEDRTYPIALGGMHVGTSPFVMAQAYSTFANDGVQVEAHAIREIQNAEGETIGKWYKKETRVTNEKVAQKMTYLLKGVIERGTGEKAKVNNIDTAGKTGTTQLVNGPSAGAKDSWFVGYTPDLVGAIWVGYDKTDSEHYVPGGSQITTTMFRDIMKKANGNPAQKAFQLSLIPEADYTKQLKMIEEEKRRKEEEKKRKEEEQQRKKEQQEWFDKVKEWIPSFW, from the coding sequence ATGAAATTGAAGAACACTCACTTTAAAAAAACGCTTGAGTGGTTCAATCAGAGGAAAAAACTACGCAATTCATTAATTGTATTGGGAAGTTTGCTCGTTACTCTATTTATTGCTGTAAATATAATAATTTCCATTCAAGATATATCTGAATTAAAACAAGCTGTGCCACAACCGACTTTAATTTATGATGCAAATAATGAAGTTGCGACTAAATTAGCTTCTTCTAAAACAGAAGGGGTCAAAAGGAAAGATATTCCTGATATTATGGTTCAAGCAATTGTTGCAGTAGAAGATAAGGAATTTTTTAGTCATCATGGCATTTACTATAGTGGAATCATAAGCGCTGTATTTAAGAACATTACAGCTGGTGAAGTTGTGGCTGGTGGTAGTACAATTACACAACAACTTGCAAAAAATGTATTTTTAACACAAGATCGCACATACTCACGTAAAATAAAGGAATATTTTTTAACAAAAAAAATAGAGCGTACTTATTCAAAAGATGAAATTATAGAAATGTATATGAATCAAATTTATTTTGGTGAAGGTGCTTGGGGGATAAAAAGAGCAGCTAAATCTTATTTTGATAAAGAGGTAAAAGACTTAACAATTTCAGAAGCTGCAACGATTGCAGGATTAATTAAAGCGCCATCTGCGTATTCGCCGTATAAAAACTTTAATAAATCCATTGAAAGACGTAATGTCGTATTAGGTTTAATGAAGGAACAAGGATATATTTCTGCAGAACAATATAACCAGGAGAAAGAATCAGGTCTTGTATTACGACGTGGTGTTGATGATAAATATAAGGGGAAATATTCTCAATACGTAGATTATATTGTTAGAGAAGCGATGGACAAGTATGAATTAACACAAAATGAAATTTTAGCAGGTGGTTATCGTATTTATACGGAACTTGACCCGAAAAAACAACAAGCGGTTGAAGATGTTGTGAATAATGATAGTTATTTTAAAGATAGTGGTTCAGATCAGCTTATGCAAACTGGAGTGGTCCTTATGAATCCAAAAACTGGCGGTGTTCCAGCTTTAGTTGGAGGCAGAGGTCCTTATCAATTTTTACAGTTTAATCATGCAACACAATTAAAAAGGCAGCCCGGTTCAACGTTAAAGCCTCTTGCAGTGTATGTACCAGCGTTAGAACAAGGATATGAAGTATACGATGTTTTAAAAGATGAACCATTTAATATTAAAGAATATGCACCACAAAATAGTGATCATACGTTCCATGGTAATGTGACGATGTATGAAGCAGTGGCAAAGTCATATAATGTTTCAGCAGTTTGGTTATTAGAGCAAATTGGATTAGATAAAGGATTGAAATCTTTAGAGCGGTTTGGTATTCCATTAGAGCCTGAAGATCGTACGTATCCGATTGCTTTAGGAGGTATGCATGTAGGGACTTCTCCATTTGTAATGGCTCAAGCGTATAGCACATTTGCAAATGATGGTGTCCAAGTAGAAGCTCATGCCATTAGAGAAATCCAAAATGCTGAAGGAGAAACAATTGGAAAATGGTATAAGAAAGAAACTCGTGTGACGAACGAGAAAGTTGCCCAAAAGATGACATACTTATTAAAAGGTGTGATTGAAAGGGGAACGGGTGAAAAAGCGAAAGTTAATAATATCGATACCGCAGGCAAGACGGGGACTACCCAGCTTGTGAATGGACCAAGCGCTGGTGCGAAGGATTCGTGGTTTGTTGGATACACACCGGATTTAGTAGGTGCGATTTGGGTAGGGTATGATAAAACGGATAGTGAGCATTATGTGCCGGGGGGAAGTCAAATTACAACGACAATGTTCCGGGACATTATGAAGAAAGCGAATGGAAATCCAGCTCAAAAGGCATTTCAGTTATCACTAATACCTGAAGCGGATTATACAAAGCAATTAAAAATGATTGAGGAAGAAAAACGAAGGAAAGAAGAAGAGAAAAAAAGAAAAGAAGAGGAACAACAAAGAAAAAAAGAGCAACAAGAGTGGTTTGACAAAGTGAAAGAGTGGATTCCATCATTTTGGTAA
- a CDS encoding Gly-Xaa-Xaa repeat protein: MSNKNKGKVFYGNDCCEVRACSYIKISKAELKEYARLLQALGHSIQAVFQNPSQENIDKLIALLNNLQKFLSCLDLSPAQEKIGSSIIANLLTILKSSPFSCGALYVELQSLLNYLLYIAKLFKIDCCAIDKLVKLITEIQAILVQYGSDCLGGGTIGPTGPTGLQGPQGIQGAQGAQGPAGATGAQGAQGAQGPAGATGAQGAQGAQGPADATGAQGAQGAQGPAGATGAQGAQGAQGPAGATGAQGAQGAQGPAGATGAQGAQGPAGTPIPVTIAAIGNSNPQTISPGTNIQFNQVFELNNITFNDTSDTLTILETGVYDISFSASTTFPGSSPFGFGISFDGQPPTRNFSTNVIGSAVSFSTIVTLQAGTTIAVQPTANTISIPNTGDTTATLSVFRIY; the protein is encoded by the coding sequence ATGTCCAACAAAAATAAAGGGAAAGTATTTTATGGTAATGATTGTTGCGAAGTAAGAGCTTGCAGCTATATTAAGATCTCTAAGGCAGAACTAAAAGAGTATGCTAGACTCCTTCAAGCTCTTGGTCATAGTATTCAAGCTGTATTTCAAAACCCTTCTCAAGAAAACATCGATAAACTAATTGCTCTCCTGAATAATCTTCAAAAATTCCTCAGTTGCTTAGATTTATCACCTGCACAAGAAAAAATTGGTAGTTCTATTATCGCTAACTTATTAACTATCCTAAAGTCCTCACCCTTCTCATGCGGAGCATTGTACGTTGAGCTACAAAGTTTGCTTAATTATTTATTGTATATTGCTAAGTTATTCAAAATCGATTGCTGTGCTATCGATAAACTAGTTAAGCTCATTACAGAAATTCAAGCTATCCTAGTTCAATATGGATCAGATTGCCTTGGTGGAGGAACAATAGGACCTACTGGACCTACTGGACTTCAAGGACCACAGGGTATTCAAGGCGCTCAAGGTGCTCAAGGACCTGCCGGTGCTACTGGTGCCCAAGGTGCTCAAGGCGCTCAAGGACCGGCGGGTGCTACTGGTGCCCAAGGTGCTCAAGGTGCTCAAGGACCTGCCGATGCTACTGGTGCCCAAGGCGCTCAAGGTGCTCAAGGACCAGCGGGTGCTACTGGTGCCCAAGGCGCTCAAGGTGCTCAAGGACCGGCGGGTGCTACTGGTGCCCAAGGCGCTCAAGGTGCTCAAGGACCGGCGGGTGCTACTGGTGCTCAAGGTGCTCAAGGACCGGCGGGCACACCAATTCCTGTAACTATAGCAGCAATAGGAAATTCTAATCCTCAAACTATATCTCCTGGAACAAACATCCAATTCAATCAAGTTTTCGAATTAAATAATATAACTTTTAACGACACTTCAGATACTTTAACTATTCTAGAAACAGGAGTATACGATATTAGTTTCTCAGCATCTACAACCTTCCCGGGTTCTTCACCATTTGGATTCGGTATTTCATTCGACGGTCAACCACCTACTCGTAATTTTTCAACTAACGTTATCGGTAGTGCTGTTTCTTTCTCTACAATCGTTACTTTACAAGCTGGTACAACAATCGCTGTACAACCTACAGCAAATACTATTTCTATTCCTAACACTGGTGACACAACAGCTACACTATCAGTCTTCCGAATTTACTAA
- a CDS encoding PAS domain-containing sensor histidine kinase: MLQDDIILSHENRIKELENKVRLYEELVNQLPHHFTYKNPHIGLQIKKTRTSHSIQPIQQKDKEPIFQLTCDSLFLFEQLEKYFVHIFDAFSHHVTFIDNKGNITLCNQAAADDFGVIRNSIIGKPIQQLLNLPEEQIKAIETLKTGTEIYNEEVLDKNYGIVNNRIIRDYNGEIFRVISVFHYLNTERDAEKFSLAGRIAAGIAHEVRNPLTTVRGYLQFLQDSVSPSNKELFKSLLIPELDRANSIITKFLSISKTREFTREPFPINTFLREYIQQLLASEVFLHNISIDYEFSTELDGVLVNIDRHELVQVFLNLFQNAVDAQGEEPLSIQITSYRLDNFVRITFKDNGTGIPPAIQEYIFDPFFSTKDSGTGLGLSVTKKIIQNHNGTLKMSSNQNGTTFTISIPILPKANYERINH; this comes from the coding sequence ATGCTTCAAGACGATATTATTTTATCTCATGAAAATCGAATAAAAGAATTAGAAAATAAAGTACGGTTATATGAAGAGCTTGTAAATCAATTACCACATCATTTCACATATAAAAATCCACATATTGGTTTGCAAATAAAAAAAACGAGAACATCTCATTCTATTCAACCGATACAACAAAAAGATAAAGAGCCTATCTTTCAGCTTACTTGCGATTCACTATTTTTATTTGAACAACTCGAAAAATATTTTGTTCATATTTTCGATGCGTTTTCGCATCACGTCACTTTTATTGATAATAAAGGGAACATTACATTATGTAATCAAGCTGCAGCAGATGATTTTGGTGTCATACGAAATTCTATAATTGGGAAACCAATTCAACAATTATTAAACTTACCTGAAGAACAAATTAAAGCTATTGAAACGTTAAAAACAGGAACCGAAATATATAATGAAGAAGTGTTAGACAAAAACTACGGCATCGTAAACAACCGCATTATTCGTGATTATAATGGAGAGATTTTCCGAGTTATTAGTGTATTTCATTATTTAAATACAGAACGTGATGCCGAAAAGTTTTCTCTAGCTGGACGAATTGCAGCTGGGATTGCACATGAAGTACGAAATCCCCTTACAACGGTACGTGGGTACTTGCAATTTCTACAAGATAGCGTTTCTCCATCCAATAAAGAATTGTTTAAAAGTCTACTCATTCCTGAACTAGATCGTGCAAATAGTATTATCACAAAATTTTTATCCATTTCAAAAACGCGTGAATTTACTAGAGAACCTTTTCCGATCAATACGTTTTTACGCGAATATATTCAACAACTACTTGCTAGTGAAGTTTTTTTACACAACATTTCTATTGACTATGAATTTTCTACGGAATTAGATGGTGTACTTGTCAATATTGATCGCCATGAACTCGTGCAAGTTTTTTTAAATTTATTTCAAAATGCTGTCGATGCTCAAGGTGAAGAACCTCTTTCTATTCAAATTACTAGTTATCGCTTAGATAATTTTGTTCGTATTACTTTCAAAGATAATGGAACCGGCATTCCTCCAGCTATTCAAGAATATATATTTGATCCGTTTTTCTCTACAAAAGACTCAGGAACGGGACTGGGATTATCAGTAACGAAGAAAATTATTCAAAATCATAACGGTACATTAAAAATGTCTAGTAATCAAAACGGTACAACTTTCACTATTTCCATTCCAATTTTACCTAAAGCGAACTATGAACGAATTAATCATTAA
- a CDS encoding DUF72 domain-containing protein, translated as MLFIGVTGWGDHVSLYINPYENRNKLRTYSEHFPIVEVDSSFYAIQPARNYIKWAMETPKDFSLIVKAYQGMTGHMKGEIPFSTFDEMFDVYKQSILPLIEANKLKMILFQYPPWFDCKVKNVDLLRYTKEKMEDLPCAIEFRNQTWFYPEMRDKTLQFLEKEKWIHTICDEPQAGIGSVPLVLEATNSDMALIRFHGRNVHGWLDKGENWRAVRCLYRYNNKELAEWVERLERLKKKTKDIYVLFNNNSGGDAADNAKQLMEMLNIAYGEPKPEQLNLFE; from the coding sequence TTGCTTTTTATTGGAGTAACGGGATGGGGAGATCATGTTTCTTTATATATAAATCCCTATGAAAATAGAAATAAATTGCGAACTTATAGTGAACATTTTCCCATTGTGGAAGTAGATAGTTCATTTTATGCGATACAACCTGCGCGGAATTATATAAAATGGGCGATGGAAACGCCGAAAGATTTTTCTTTAATAGTAAAAGCCTATCAAGGGATGACAGGGCATATGAAAGGGGAAATCCCTTTTTCTACGTTCGATGAGATGTTTGATGTGTATAAACAATCCATTCTTCCTTTAATAGAAGCAAATAAATTAAAAATGATTTTATTCCAATATCCACCATGGTTTGATTGTAAAGTGAAAAATGTAGATTTACTTCGATACACGAAAGAAAAAATGGAAGATTTACCATGTGCAATAGAATTTCGAAATCAAACATGGTTTTATCCAGAAATGAGAGATAAGACGTTACAGTTTTTAGAAAAAGAAAAATGGATTCATACAATTTGCGATGAGCCTCAGGCAGGAATAGGATCAGTACCGCTTGTATTAGAGGCAACAAACTCGGACATGGCGTTAATACGTTTTCATGGCCGAAATGTTCATGGTTGGTTGGATAAAGGAGAAAATTGGAGAGCGGTTCGCTGTTTATATCGTTATAATAATAAAGAGTTGGCGGAATGGGTAGAACGATTAGAGCGATTGAAAAAGAAGACAAAGGATATATATGTATTGTTTAATAATAATTCAGGTGGAGATGCCGCGGATAATGCAAAACAATTGATGGAAATGTTGAATATTGCATATGGTGAACCGAAACCGGAGCAATTAAATTTATTTGAATAA
- a CDS encoding DUF3924 family protein, whose translation MNTLTIELPKETAEKLDLLKKAYQKKTGATISESTLVQTLISKEFIQAITPFDLQQIINGKEQQ comes from the coding sequence ATGAACACATTAACAATTGAATTACCGAAAGAAACGGCTGAAAAACTTGATTTATTAAAGAAAGCTTATCAAAAGAAAACAGGTGCTACTATTTCTGAAAGCACTCTCGTTCAAACACTTATCTCAAAGGAATTTATCCAAGCGATAACTCCTTTTGATTTACAACAAATCATCAATGGAAAAGAACAGCAGTAA
- a CDS encoding tyrosine-type recombinase/integrase, whose product MKQAGQPIQNEKQLETIKNILLQSSKRDGLLFVLAVNSGLKVSEILQLKVSDVIDEDENVRHSILFYNEKVKKHKWFAVNEDLQHAIEDYMKERKTWKRNEPLLKSQKGTKSITRQHAWYILNKAAKEVGLEGISSHTLRKTWGYCAYKSGVDIAFLQHFFDHSTPSKTLKYIGIA is encoded by the coding sequence ATGAAACAAGCAGGACAACCAATTCAAAACGAAAAACAATTAGAAACTATCAAAAATATACTTTTACAATCTTCGAAACGTGATGGCTTATTATTCGTATTAGCTGTAAATTCTGGCTTGAAAGTAAGTGAAATCTTACAATTAAAAGTTAGTGATGTAATCGATGAAGACGAAAATGTTCGCCATTCCATTTTATTTTACAATGAAAAAGTAAAGAAACATAAATGGTTTGCTGTAAATGAAGACTTACAGCACGCAATCGAAGATTACATGAAAGAACGTAAAACTTGGAAACGTAATGAGCCATTATTAAAGTCTCAAAAAGGGACAAAGTCTATTACGAGACAACATGCATGGTACATTTTAAACAAAGCTGCAAAAGAAGTTGGATTAGAAGGGATTAGCTCACATACACTTCGAAAAACTTGGGGCTATTGTGCATACAAATCAGGTGTTGATATCGCATTTTTACAACATTTCTTTGACCACAGTACTCCATCCAAAACTTTAAAGTATATCGGTATTGCTTAA
- a CDS encoding sensor histidine kinase — MKNRSIVFKLFLLTSTLFTIIFLLFFLGQSLFLEKFYINKKVKTVQTAFEKFVNNYEKSAQDFEDTRKLKQEFHDKTNAEIQFLDSNGIIKSENSFYIDVINPNNNKTYSIPLNNLLTPEEYNKFVNLGLKKDGIIYVDGLLQPNNIITPQELITNNTRWENEQFNSDFQSISGNPSKNKLKNRYNNTGSPIHFTGIISKLQLPSKTEIRLAKDFETLQAVQYFARTIRQGTSNSNQLNTYILDSGENIKNSVFVKPIMENGEIKEYAFAIASLQPVNEAMLVLKDYYVYALIIVFLVIILLSFYYSKIIVKPLIKINRVTKKMANFDFSEKLPVAADDEIGGLSSSINTLSVNLKDRIDRLNVANTKLQQDIERERQLEKTRKEFISGVSHELKTPLSVIRSFAEGIQDGVSKDTTYYTNVILEETENMNRLIVEMLELAKLESGTYKLEMSTFSIGELIQQVYTKLLFSMEEKHLQVDIHVDSSLFVKANRSRIEQVVVNLLSNAIRYTPDGEKIHVSVVETEDTVKIEIENTGNPIPEESLEKIWDRFYRLDASRSRHTGGTGLGLSIVKNILDLHRAEYGVYNTTNSVVFYFNLQKVKEVK, encoded by the coding sequence GTGAAGAACAGAAGCATCGTCTTTAAACTATTTTTATTAACATCAACTTTATTTACAATCATATTTCTCCTTTTTTTCCTTGGACAATCTCTATTTTTAGAGAAGTTTTATATTAATAAGAAAGTAAAAACCGTTCAGACGGCTTTTGAAAAATTCGTAAATAATTATGAAAAAAGCGCCCAAGACTTTGAGGACACTAGAAAATTAAAACAAGAATTTCATGATAAAACAAATGCTGAAATCCAATTTTTAGATTCTAACGGAATTATTAAAAGTGAAAACAGTTTTTACATTGATGTGATTAATCCTAACAATAATAAAACCTATTCCATCCCCCTTAACAACCTTTTAACACCTGAAGAATATAATAAATTCGTAAACTTAGGATTAAAAAAAGATGGAATAATTTATGTAGACGGACTACTCCAACCGAATAATATAATAACACCTCAAGAATTAATAACCAATAATACTAGATGGGAAAATGAACAATTCAATTCAGATTTTCAATCCATTAGTGGTAATCCATCTAAAAATAAACTTAAAAATCGATATAATAATACGGGTTCTCCAATCCATTTTACTGGGATAATATCTAAATTACAGCTTCCTTCCAAGACTGAGATTCGTCTTGCAAAGGATTTTGAAACATTACAAGCTGTTCAATATTTTGCAAGAACTATTAGGCAAGGTACTTCTAATTCAAATCAATTAAACACGTATATTTTAGATAGTGGGGAAAATATAAAAAACAGTGTCTTTGTAAAGCCTATTATGGAAAACGGAGAAATTAAGGAGTACGCTTTTGCGATAGCATCTTTACAACCCGTTAATGAAGCGATGCTCGTTTTAAAAGATTATTATGTCTATGCCTTAATTATCGTGTTTCTCGTTATTATTTTGTTATCCTTCTATTACTCAAAAATCATTGTTAAACCATTAATTAAGATAAATCGTGTTACAAAAAAAATGGCCAACTTTGATTTTAGCGAGAAGTTACCTGTTGCAGCAGATGATGAAATTGGTGGATTATCAAGCAGTATTAATACACTCTCTGTAAATTTAAAAGATCGAATCGACCGATTAAATGTTGCCAATACAAAATTACAACAAGATATTGAACGCGAACGTCAATTGGAAAAAACGAGAAAAGAATTCATTTCTGGTGTATCTCATGAATTAAAAACACCACTTAGTGTTATTCGTAGCTTCGCTGAAGGTATTCAAGATGGCGTAAGTAAAGATACGACCTATTATACAAATGTTATTTTAGAAGAAACAGAAAATATGAATAGACTTATTGTTGAAATGTTAGAATTAGCAAAACTTGAATCTGGTACGTACAAACTAGAAATGTCGACATTCTCAATCGGTGAATTAATTCAACAAGTCTATACAAAATTATTATTTAGCATGGAAGAAAAACATTTACAAGTGGACATCCATGTTGACTCATCTCTATTTGTTAAAGCAAATCGTAGCCGTATTGAGCAAGTAGTTGTGAACTTGCTTAGCAATGCAATTCGATATACTCCAGATGGTGAAAAAATACACGTCTCTGTTGTAGAAACGGAAGATACAGTGAAAATCGAAATTGAAAACACAGGCAATCCTATTCCAGAAGAAAGTCTTGAAAAAATTTGGGATCGCTTCTACCGTTTAGATGCTTCTCGTAGCCGTCATACTGGAGGTACCGGTCTTGGGTTATCTATTGTTAAAAACATTTTAGACTTACACCGCGCTGAATACGGTGTGTATAATACAACTAATAGTGTTGTATTTTATTTTAATTTACAAAAAGTAAAAGAAGTCAAATAA
- the deoD gene encoding purine-nucleoside phosphorylase → MSVHIEAKQGEIAESILLPGDPLRAKYIAETFLEDVTCYNNVRGMLGFTGTYKGKRVSVQGTGMGVPSISIYVNELIQSYGVKNLIRVGTCGAIQKDVKVRDVIIAMTACTDSNMNRLTFPGFDFAPAANFDLLKKAYDAGTEKGLHVRVGNVLTADVFYRESMDMVKKLGDYGVLAVEMETTALYTLAAKYGVNALSVLTVSDHIFTGEETTSEERQTTFNEMIEIALDAAIQQ, encoded by the coding sequence ATGAGTGTACATATTGAAGCAAAACAAGGCGAAATTGCTGAATCTATTCTATTACCTGGTGATCCATTACGTGCAAAATATATTGCTGAAACATTTTTAGAGGATGTTACTTGTTATAACAACGTGCGTGGCATGTTAGGTTTCACTGGAACTTACAAAGGAAAGCGTGTATCTGTTCAAGGTACAGGCATGGGTGTTCCTTCTATTTCTATTTATGTAAACGAATTAATTCAAAGCTACGGAGTGAAAAATTTAATTCGTGTTGGGACATGTGGTGCTATTCAAAAAGATGTTAAGGTACGTGACGTTATTATTGCGATGACGGCTTGTACAGATTCTAATATGAACCGCTTAACATTCCCAGGTTTTGATTTTGCTCCTGCTGCAAACTTTGATCTTTTAAAGAAAGCTTACGATGCTGGAACAGAAAAAGGATTACACGTTCGTGTTGGTAACGTATTAACAGCAGATGTATTTTATCGTGAGAGCATGGACATGGTTAAAAAACTTGGAGATTACGGTGTATTAGCAGTAGAGATGGAGACGACTGCTCTTTACACATTAGCAGCTAAATATGGTGTAAATGCATTATCTGTATTAACAGTAAGCGACCATATCTTCACTGGTGAAGAAACAACATCTGAAGAGCGTCAAACTACATTTAACGAAATGATTGAAATCGCTTTAGATGCAGCAATTCAGCAATAG